TACTATCGGCAAATGATGGGGGGATTCTATGAGTGAAGAAGCAAGGAAGCAGAGAATTGAAGAGATAAATCAGATGCGCAGTGAGGGAATCGAGCCGTACCCGTACCGTTTTGAGAAAACTCACTGGGCCGGCCAGATTAAAATGGATTTTTCCGACCTAAAGGATTCCGAGACGAAAGAGGATACTACTCTGAGAATTGCCGGAAGAGTTGTTGCGATGAGAAACCACGGGAAATCCGCTTTTTTTGTTCTCAGAGACAATACTGACCGTATTCAGGCATATATAAGGCTTGACGGGGTAGGGTCGGAGAATTTCGAGGTCTTCAAGAAATTCGTGAACATTGGCGATTTCCTGGGCGTCACCGGGTTCCCTTTCAAGACGCATACCGGAGAGATATCGGTCTTTGTGAAGCAATTCGAGATACTCTCGAAGGCAATAAGGATGATGCCAGAAAAGTGGCATGGAGTGAAGGATAAGGAGATAATCTACAGACAGAGATACGTGGAGCTGCTTTCCAGTGACGAGGCCCTTGAGAGGTTTCGGATTCGCTCTGAGCTGTTTCGACTGGTCAGAGAGTTTCTTCAGTCCAGGGATTTTGTCGAAGTCGATACGCCCATGCTTCATTATCTGACGGGAGGAGCTTCGGCAAGGCCCTTCAAGACTCACATCAATGTCTTCGAGTCGGAAATGTATCTTAGAATTGCAGAAGAACTGTTTCTTAAGAGATTCCTGGTAGGAGGCTTTGAAAGGATTTTTGAGATCGGAAAGAACTTCCGCAATGAAGGAGTCTCCTACAAACACCACCCTGAGTTCACAATGATGGAGCTATACTGGGCGTACGCAGATTACAACGATATAATGGATATCACTGAAGAGATGATCAATTACGTAGTCCGCAAAATAACAGGTTCCGAGATTATCACTTATCAGGGAAAGGAGATCGATTTTTCGAGGCCCTGGCGCAGAGTGAAAATGGCTGGCTTCATAGAAGAGAATCTTGGAGTCGATATCTTGGAAGATTCTAATGATGAACTGATTGCCGTTCTAAAGAAGCATAATGCCGAACCTGATATCAAGGAAAGAGGACACTTGATCGAAAAATTGTGGGATCTTGTGGAGCACAACCTTATAAATCCCACTTTTGTTACCGAGCATCCAGTAATAATCTCACCATTGTCGAAGATCCATCGAGAAGATCCTAGAGTTACGGAGAGGTTCGAGCTCATAATAAGCTCTATGGAGATGGCAAATGCTTTCAGTGAGCTGAACGATCCGATTGAACAGTATGATCGTTTTCTTCATCAAGCAGGTTTGAGGGACATCGGCGATGAAGAGGCTCAAATGATGGATCAGGATTTCATCAGGGCGCTCGAATATGGAATGCCCCCCACGGGCGGATTAGGAGTAGGTTGGGACAGAATAATCATGCTGGTGACAGACGCGCCGTCTATAAGGGATATTATTCCCTTTCCGCTCGTAAGACCAATCTCTTTTGATGAAGAAGAGGCCTTGAGTGATAGCGAGGAGTAGTTGAGGTGATTCGATGACGCTTTATGAACAGATTCAACAGGAAATGAAGGACGCAATGAAATCTCGAAATGCTCTGAAAACGAATACTTTGAGGAGCGTAATCGCTTCCGTAAAAAACTATCTTGTGTCTTCAGAAGAGGCCAGAGGTAGAGAGGTCAGCGATGAGCTTCTGGTAGATTTCATTGCGAAGGAAGCGAAGAAGCGAGAAGAATCAATTGAAGCCTACAAGAAGGCGGGGAGAGATGATCTGGTTTCCAGTGAATCCGAGGAGCTTGAGATACTGAGAAGCTACCTTCCAGAAGAACTATCGCTTGATGAAATAAGGGCGATTGCCTTACAAACGATTGAAGATTTGAAAGCTAACAATCCTTCCGATCTAGGGAAAGTGATGAGAGAGTTGATGGTCAGAGTAAAGGGAAGAGCAGACGGAAAGCTAGTCAACAAAATCGTCAGGGAGCTTCTAGAGAGTAGATGAGAGTTGAGTTCCTGACCGCAGAAATCGGGAGCACCACTACGGTGCTCTCTGCTTTTTCTTGTGATGCATCGGGAAAAATGAAGTTCGTTGGGCAGGGTGAATCTTACACAACCATAGATGAGAATGATGTAACTGTCGGCATCGAGAAAGCCATGAAGGCATTGAAAAAAAACCTTGGAACTGAGAGGCTTGAATGGGATGTTCTGGTTGCATCGTCGAGCGCGGCCGGAGGACTGAGAATGACGGTTCACGGTCTCGTTTACGATATGACCGTCAGAGCTGCAAGGGAAGCAGCACTTGGAGCTGGTGGGGTTATAAAGTTAGTTACGGCCGGCAAGCTTGCCCAGAGAGACTTGAAAAGAATTGAGGAAGCCGCTCCAAAGTTGATACTTCTTGCTGGTGGAGTCGATTATGGTGAAAGGGAGACAGTCATTCACAATGCGCAGATCCTCAAGAATGCAGATCCCGAGATTCCAATAGTCTATGCTGGAAATGTTGAGGCAGCTGACGAAGTGTGTGAAATGATTTCGGGTAATGGAAGAGATGTTCACATAGTGGAAAATGTGTATCCAAGAATCGATGAGCTCAATGTAGAACCCACCAGGAAGATCATCAGGGAGGTCTTTTCGAGAAATATTGTGAAGGGTCCCGGAATGGAGAAGATTTACTCGTTGGTTGATAAGCCGGTTATTCCGACACCAGCGGCAGTCATGCTCGCGGCAGAACTCTTTTCTGATGTTCAGGGCGATGTGCTCGCTGTTGATATTGGGGGGGCGACCACGGATGTCGATTCAGTTACCGATGGAGATCCCGAAATTGAGTCTATACTGGCATCACCGGAACCAAGAGCAAAGAGGACCGTCGAAGGAGATCTCGGAATCTATGTGAATGCCCGTCACGTTATCGAGCATATTGGGAGAAGTGAGTTGGAAAAAGAATTTCCCGATCTGGAAAGCATTGTTGAGAATTTGACGCCTTACCCAAAGAACTCAGTCGATGAAGCCTTCTCTGTAAGACTTGCCACTTACTGTTTTGACTCTTCGATAAGAAGACATGCCGGAAGCATCAAACAGCTTTATGGGCCGACCGGAAGAATAGAAGTTGCTTATGGAAAGGATCTTACAGCTGTAAGATCGGTAGTCGGTACTGGTGGAATCCTTAGCAGATCGAAATTCTGCTCGAAGATCATGGAAAGCATTAGAACTCTTTCAGAGAAACACGAAAAGGAATTGCTGCCAAAAGCCGATGTAAAGCTTTACAGAGATAAGGACTACACTTTCGGTGCGATTGGTCTAATATCGACCGTCGACTTTTCTTCTGCAAAGGATCTTCTGGAGAGCTCTTTTGAAGAGCTTAGAAATTCCTGAACCACATTAATCTGGTTTTCTTGCAATTGACAAGCGTTTCCTTCGGATGATAGAATCTCCTTGAATGCGGGTGTAGCTCAGTTGGTAGAGCATCAGCTTCCCAAGCTGAGGGTCGCGGGTTCGAGTCCCGTCGCCCGCTCCATTCATAGAACGTCGTAGATCAGAAGGCTCGCTTGTCCCAATTCGCGAAACTCTTTATACTTCAGTTGCACTTCGCTCTCCAGGGTTTCTCCCAGCCCTTTGATTCCCTTTCTGATAATTGGTTCGAAAGTAATATGGAGTTCACTCACCAACCCTTTATCTGCAAACCGGTCGAATGTTTCTGCTCCTCCAATGAGACAGACTTCTTCATAACCTTTTTTCTCAAGTTCTTCCAGGATGTTTTCCGGCGTCGCTGAGCTAAAAAACAGATTGTCGGAGCCTTCGAAATTGTCTGGAGTTCTTGTCAGAACGATGTTCAGCCGACCTGGAAGCGCCTTTCC
The genomic region above belongs to Mesotoga infera and contains:
- a CDS encoding GatB/YqeY domain-containing protein; protein product: MTLYEQIQQEMKDAMKSRNALKTNTLRSVIASVKNYLVSSEEARGREVSDELLVDFIAKEAKKREESIEAYKKAGRDDLVSSESEELEILRSYLPEELSLDEIRAIALQTIEDLKANNPSDLGKVMRELMVRVKGRADGKLVNKIVRELLESR
- the lysS gene encoding lysine--tRNA ligase, with amino-acid sequence MSEEARKQRIEEINQMRSEGIEPYPYRFEKTHWAGQIKMDFSDLKDSETKEDTTLRIAGRVVAMRNHGKSAFFVLRDNTDRIQAYIRLDGVGSENFEVFKKFVNIGDFLGVTGFPFKTHTGEISVFVKQFEILSKAIRMMPEKWHGVKDKEIIYRQRYVELLSSDEALERFRIRSELFRLVREFLQSRDFVEVDTPMLHYLTGGASARPFKTHINVFESEMYLRIAEELFLKRFLVGGFERIFEIGKNFRNEGVSYKHHPEFTMMELYWAYADYNDIMDITEEMINYVVRKITGSEIITYQGKEIDFSRPWRRVKMAGFIEENLGVDILEDSNDELIAVLKKHNAEPDIKERGHLIEKLWDLVEHNLINPTFVTEHPVIISPLSKIHREDPRVTERFELIISSMEMANAFSELNDPIEQYDRFLHQAGLRDIGDEEAQMMDQDFIRALEYGMPPTGGLGVGWDRIIMLVTDAPSIRDIIPFPLVRPISFDEEEALSDSEE
- a CDS encoding dihydrofolate reductase; the protein is MKIIAVFASTVNGKISLSNEDRTEWTSKEDKSYFKSLTSRVGVVIMGRKTYDAIGKALPGRLNIVLTRTPDNFEGSDNLFFSSATPENILEELEKKGYEEVCLIGGAETFDRFADKGLVSELHITFEPIIRKGIKGLGETLESEVQLKYKEFRELGQASLLIYDVL
- a CDS encoding DNA mismatch repair protein MutL — protein: MRVEFLTAEIGSTTTVLSAFSCDASGKMKFVGQGESYTTIDENDVTVGIEKAMKALKKNLGTERLEWDVLVASSSAAGGLRMTVHGLVYDMTVRAAREAALGAGGVIKLVTAGKLAQRDLKRIEEAAPKLILLAGGVDYGERETVIHNAQILKNADPEIPIVYAGNVEAADEVCEMISGNGRDVHIVENVYPRIDELNVEPTRKIIREVFSRNIVKGPGMEKIYSLVDKPVIPTPAAVMLAAELFSDVQGDVLAVDIGGATTDVDSVTDGDPEIESILASPEPRAKRTVEGDLGIYVNARHVIEHIGRSELEKEFPDLESIVENLTPYPKNSVDEAFSVRLATYCFDSSIRRHAGSIKQLYGPTGRIEVAYGKDLTAVRSVVGTGGILSRSKFCSKIMESIRTLSEKHEKELLPKADVKLYRDKDYTFGAIGLISTVDFSSAKDLLESSFEELRNS